Proteins from one Deltaproteobacteria bacterium genomic window:
- a CDS encoding tetratricopeptide repeat protein: KASSYLLALVFFVLSLLSKPMTITMPLVLLILDYYPLDRIKKDGWKKPLLEKLPFLGLSLGIGLITVLSQTGALAPAEALPFEGRLHIAARGYLFYIYKTLVPVNLAPLYPLDFASGLNLLFALYVLTLSAVAVLVFYLRKWSNAYISACAYFVITLLPVIGLLQVGKQAAADRYTYLPGISLAVLISAGAGWVVMKRRKMFLPMLAALAVISGLLASITFRQQTFWKDSISLWTRQVSIFPDYDQGYVNRGNSYLGIGRLDLAMEDLSRITPATAGGFMNRANAYISLGKFDLAIENLDRAIALGPVSADAYLKRGSALVSAGRSEEGVSDLTRVLDADPRNKAAYRARGTAHAIAGRYGDAIRDFLKAVELDPADTSTHIDLGKTYMHLGDRRNSYLSMKKAHELGDPSAYGYLKELEALGAGHGE; encoded by the coding sequence AAAAGCCTCATCTTATCTTCTGGCCCTCGTCTTTTTTGTCTTGTCGCTCTTGAGCAAGCCCATGACCATAACCATGCCGCTGGTGCTCCTCATACTCGATTACTATCCGCTCGACAGAATAAAAAAGGACGGCTGGAAAAAGCCGCTACTGGAAAAGCTGCCTTTCCTCGGCCTGAGCCTTGGCATAGGACTCATTACGGTCTTGTCGCAAACAGGGGCACTGGCCCCTGCAGAGGCGCTCCCATTTGAAGGGCGGCTGCATATCGCTGCAAGAGGATATCTTTTCTACATTTACAAAACTCTTGTGCCCGTTAACCTTGCGCCTCTCTATCCACTCGACTTCGCTTCCGGCCTCAACCTCCTGTTCGCCCTGTACGTCCTGACGCTTTCAGCCGTGGCCGTCCTCGTCTTTTACCTGCGGAAATGGAGCAATGCTTATATTTCGGCCTGCGCCTACTTCGTAATTACGCTTCTGCCGGTAATCGGATTGCTGCAAGTCGGAAAGCAGGCCGCTGCTGACAGGTACACCTACCTCCCCGGAATAAGCCTGGCCGTGCTCATTTCGGCGGGGGCCGGCTGGGTCGTAATGAAAAGAAGAAAGATGTTTCTTCCCATGCTTGCCGCCCTGGCCGTAATTTCAGGACTGCTCGCATCTATCACATTCAGACAGCAAACCTTCTGGAAGGATTCCATCTCGCTCTGGACCCGTCAGGTGAGCATCTTTCCCGATTACGACCAGGGATATGTGAACCGCGGGAATTCCTATCTCGGGATCGGGAGGCTCGACCTCGCCATGGAGGACCTTAGCAGGATAACACCTGCCACAGCCGGCGGGTTCATGAACCGGGCCAACGCGTATATAAGCCTCGGCAAATTCGACCTTGCCATCGAGAACCTTGACAGGGCGATAGCGCTCGGCCCCGTATCGGCGGATGCTTATCTGAAGCGCGGGAGCGCCCTTGTAAGCGCAGGAAGGTCCGAGGAGGGGGTCTCCGACCTCACCCGCGTCCTTGACGCAGACCCACGGAACAAGGCCGCATACAGGGCGCGCGGCACGGCCCATGCCATCGCGGGCCGGTACGGGGACGCTATCCGGGATTTCCTGAAAGCCGTTGAGCTCGACCCGGCCGACACTTCGACGCACATAGACCTCGGCAAGACCTACATGCACCTTGGCGACAGGAGGAACTCGTACCTCAGCATGAAAAAGGCGCACGAGCTCGGGGATCCCTCGGCCTACGGGTATCTCAAGGAGCTCGAGGCATTGGGCGCGGGCCACGGGGAATAA
- a CDS encoding EAL domain-containing protein yields the protein MLLKKNPENRLRLSVAFSTLRGRLVSLVLLASLPLFALIVYTNIEQRRNDSEEARQSVLSVVRQASKEQVKLIQDTRLLLSVLSQSVGAVSGEDLALVLRNTMEYQKVYANIGLIGTDGMLLASALPFDSALYLGDRPYFQRAIRDLDFSIGDYQVGRITSVPGLNFSYPVFGRDGSLSGVLFAALPITWIWDALLADGPAPGSVITAVDGTGTVLARFPEGSEWTGKSIEGTELAELLNSRSPEDHAVISGLDGIKRIYAFNEIGLGRDSRIFVAYGIPVATAYAEADRALIRNILTSGAVIIAALLMAVFWGDRLVLNRIRGLVGATRKIGEGALDTRADVHGGNDEIDSLARSFNSMAEALERREEEAQLHLERIARLNRIYSVLSAINGTIIRARDRDHLLNEACRIAVEHGGFALAWVALKDENGRLYPAAHAGRDKEYIDALVPFLDPSPGKPMPFSLMAVVNDRHMIGTDFEKETALAPWKELAKRYGYRSIAAFPLRTGGEAKGALCLYSAEPGFFNDSEEIALLLELAADTSLGLQNIEKEERLDFLSRYDTLTGLSNRWVFEDRLGHAVQRARYYGRSVGVVTLDIAGFRKVNDTLGHRAGDELLKHIAGYLSRSTRDGDTVSRLGNDNFGLVLADAANRDDIVTVLERIVEGLPHMVPVGGEEIVLNAAVGVSVYPDDGGTAAELMRNSALAVHSRADSAPDKTASYYSPEINRRAQERRTIENELRHALSRGELELVYQPIMAIAGRKPAGAEALIRWKSKKLGPVPPDKFIPVAEDTGLIIPIGDWVVQTALGQARSWKELGIELEMGVNVSVCQLKDPGFPERLEEITKSGNSAEGLRFALEVTESGLMDDISRFSRILDRLRSIGVRIYIDDFGTGYSSLSYLNRLPVDILKIDRSFIQDLASDAGSMTMARGIIAMAASLELGVIAEGVETEAQLRLLEEYGCDFVQGYYFGKPGRPSEIEPLLRTGLTGNI from the coding sequence ATGCTTCTGAAAAAAAATCCTGAAAATCGGCTGCGCCTTTCAGTCGCCTTCTCTACATTGCGGGGCCGGCTCGTAAGTCTCGTGCTGCTGGCCTCTCTCCCGCTTTTCGCCCTTATCGTTTATACCAACATAGAACAGCGCCGGAATGATTCCGAAGAGGCCAGGCAGTCCGTCCTTTCCGTGGTGCGGCAGGCATCGAAAGAGCAGGTAAAGCTCATACAGGACACGAGGCTTCTTCTTTCGGTGCTTTCCCAGTCCGTTGGCGCGGTAAGCGGGGAAGACCTGGCCCTGGTACTCAGGAACACCATGGAGTACCAGAAGGTCTACGCGAATATCGGCCTCATCGGCACCGATGGCATGCTCCTGGCGAGCGCGCTTCCGTTCGATTCCGCCCTGTACTTAGGCGACCGGCCCTATTTCCAGCGGGCGATAAGGGACCTTGATTTCTCGATAGGAGACTACCAGGTCGGCAGGATAACCTCGGTGCCGGGCCTTAACTTCTCATACCCGGTCTTCGGCAGGGACGGCTCCCTTTCCGGGGTCCTCTTCGCCGCGCTCCCCATAACATGGATATGGGACGCCCTGCTGGCGGACGGCCCGGCCCCCGGAAGCGTGATAACGGCAGTGGACGGGACAGGGACAGTCCTCGCCAGGTTCCCGGAAGGGAGCGAGTGGACCGGGAAGAGCATCGAGGGGACCGAGCTCGCAGAACTGCTCAATAGCCGCTCGCCCGAAGACCATGCGGTCATAAGCGGCCTCGACGGGATTAAACGCATATACGCATTCAACGAGATCGGGCTCGGAAGGGACAGCAGGATCTTCGTAGCATACGGCATACCGGTCGCGACCGCCTACGCAGAGGCGGACAGGGCGCTTATTCGGAACATATTGACGTCCGGGGCCGTCATTATCGCCGCCCTCCTCATGGCGGTCTTCTGGGGTGACAGGCTAGTCCTGAACCGCATAAGGGGCCTGGTGGGGGCGACAAGAAAGATCGGCGAGGGGGCTCTCGACACCAGGGCCGACGTCCACGGCGGCAACGACGAAATAGACTCTCTGGCCAGGAGCTTCAATTCAATGGCGGAGGCGCTGGAGAGGCGCGAGGAAGAAGCACAGCTACACCTTGAAAGGATAGCCCGCCTTAACAGGATATACTCGGTCCTGAGCGCCATAAACGGCACCATCATCCGTGCCCGCGACAGGGACCATCTCCTTAATGAGGCCTGCCGCATAGCAGTCGAGCACGGCGGCTTTGCCCTCGCCTGGGTAGCGCTTAAGGACGAAAACGGGCGGCTCTATCCGGCCGCCCATGCAGGGCGTGACAAGGAGTACATAGACGCGCTCGTGCCTTTCCTCGACCCTTCGCCGGGCAAACCCATGCCCTTCTCGCTCATGGCAGTCGTTAATGACCGCCATATGATCGGTACCGACTTCGAGAAAGAGACGGCCCTCGCGCCCTGGAAAGAGCTTGCCAAAAGGTATGGCTACAGGTCAATCGCGGCTTTCCCGCTCCGGACAGGGGGGGAGGCGAAAGGGGCGCTTTGCCTCTATTCAGCAGAGCCAGGCTTCTTTAACGACAGCGAGGAGATAGCGCTCCTCCTTGAGCTAGCGGCCGACACTTCGCTTGGTCTTCAGAACATAGAAAAGGAAGAGCGGCTGGATTTCCTGTCGAGGTACGATACGCTTACCGGCCTCTCCAACAGGTGGGTATTCGAGGACAGGCTGGGCCACGCCGTGCAAAGGGCAAGGTACTACGGCAGGAGCGTCGGCGTTGTAACGCTGGATATAGCCGGATTCAGGAAGGTGAACGACACCCTCGGCCACAGGGCCGGGGACGAGCTCCTTAAGCACATAGCCGGATACCTCTCGCGCTCGACCAGGGACGGAGATACCGTCTCGAGGCTGGGGAACGACAACTTCGGCCTGGTTTTGGCAGACGCGGCCAACAGGGACGATATCGTAACGGTCCTCGAGAGGATAGTAGAAGGACTGCCGCATATGGTGCCGGTCGGGGGAGAAGAAATCGTCCTCAATGCGGCGGTGGGCGTTTCAGTATACCCTGACGACGGCGGCACCGCGGCCGAGCTCATGAGGAACTCCGCCCTGGCGGTCCATTCCCGGGCCGATTCGGCGCCGGACAAGACCGCATCCTATTATTCCCCGGAAATAAACAGGAGGGCGCAGGAAAGGCGGACCATAGAAAATGAACTCCGTCACGCGCTCTCCCGCGGCGAGCTCGAGCTCGTATACCAGCCCATAATGGCCATTGCCGGCCGTAAGCCAGCGGGCGCCGAGGCCCTCATAAGATGGAAGAGCAAGAAGCTTGGGCCCGTGCCGCCGGATAAGTTCATCCCCGTTGCAGAAGACACCGGCCTGATAATCCCCATAGGCGACTGGGTCGTGCAGACCGCGCTCGGGCAGGCCCGGTCGTGGAAGGAGCTCGGAATAGAGCTGGAGATGGGCGTAAACGTATCCGTGTGCCAGCTTAAGGACCCGGGCTTCCCGGAGCGCCTGGAAGAGATTACGAAAAGCGGCAACTCGGCCGAAGGCCTGCGCTTTGCCCTCGAAGTGACCGAGAGCGGGCTCATGGACGACATCTCACGTTTCAGCCGCATCCTCGACAGGCTCAGGTCAATAGGGGTCCGCATCTACATAGACGACTTCGGGACCGGTTATTCCTCTTTAAGCTATCTAAACAGGCTCCCCGTTGACATACTCAAGATAGACCGGTCGTTCATACAGGACCTCGCCTCGGATGCCGGGAGCATGACCATGGCAAGGGGCATAATCGCAATGGCCGCGAGCCTCGAGCTCGGGGTAATAGCCGAGGGGGTGGAAACCGAGGCGCAGCTCAGGCTTCTTGAAGAATACGGGTGCGATTTCGTCCAGGGCTATTATTTCGGCAAACCTGGCCGGCCCTCTGAAATAGAGCCCCTCCTCAGAACTGGTTTGACCGGGAATATCTGA
- a CDS encoding single-stranded DNA-binding protein, whose translation MAGVNKVILVGNLGADPEMRYTPGGMAVANFRLATSETRANRDGQKETKTEWHRVVAFGKLAEICGEYLSKGKQVYIEGKIQTRSWEDKDGNKKYTTEILANTMQMLGSRGESGAGASASDVSADDIPPSDIDDVPF comes from the coding sequence ATGGCAGGCGTTAACAAGGTCATCCTGGTCGGCAACCTGGGCGCCGACCCGGAGATGCGCTATACCCCCGGCGGAATGGCAGTGGCCAACTTCAGGCTGGCCACGAGCGAGACCAGGGCCAACAGAGACGGACAGAAGGAGACCAAGACCGAATGGCACAGGGTGGTGGCGTTCGGCAAGCTCGCCGAGATATGCGGCGAATACCTCTCCAAGGGCAAACAGGTCTATATAGAGGGGAAGATACAGACAAGGAGCTGGGAGGACAAGGACGGCAACAAGAAGTACACGACCGAGATCCTCGCCAACACCATGCAGATGCTAGGGTCAAGGGGTGAATCCGGCGCCGGCGCTTCCGCCTCCGACGTCTCGGCCGACGACATCCCGCCAAGCGACATAGACGACGTGCCGTTCTGA